A stretch of the Brevinematales bacterium genome encodes the following:
- a CDS encoding single-stranded DNA-binding protein: MENNVNILVLQGGVVREPELVYTASGLAKSTFPIANNCVAFKSGTKEQEVNYFDVVAWGKLAEICGTYLKKGTRVIISGKLRQSRWKNDEGKTRTRVSIIAQDIKFLPGNRNPGYSPQRAKASHQA; the protein is encoded by the coding sequence ATGGAAAACAACGTCAATATCCTGGTACTCCAGGGCGGAGTGGTACGCGAACCGGAACTTGTTTACACCGCGAGCGGGCTTGCGAAAAGCACTTTCCCGATCGCGAATAATTGCGTTGCTTTTAAAAGCGGTACGAAGGAGCAGGAGGTGAATTATTTCGATGTGGTCGCTTGGGGCAAACTCGCGGAGATCTGCGGGACATACCTGAAGAAAGGCACGCGCGTGATTATCTCCGGCAAGCTCCGCCAGTCCCGTTGGAAGAACGACGAGGGGAAAACCCGAACCCGCGTATCGATTATCGCGCAGGATATAAAATTCCTTCCCGGAAATAGAAATCCCGGATACTCTCCCCAGAGAGCTAAGGCCTCTCATCAGGCCTAA